A stretch of the Balneolales bacterium ANBcel1 genome encodes the following:
- the gyrA gene encoding DNA gyrase subunit A, translating into MSDKIIKINLEDEMKSSYIDYSMSVIVSRALPDVRDGLKPVHRRVLFGMSELGMLHNRAYKKSARIVGEVLGKYHPHGDSAVYDTIVRMAQDFSMRYTLVDGQGNFGSVDGDSAAAMRYTEVRMDRISEEILADINKNTVDYQPNFDDTLTEPTVMPSMVPNLLINGASGIAVGMATNMPPHNLTEVTEGIKALINNPEIEISELMKHITAPDFPTGGIIYGYEGVKEAYETGRGRVVLRALASVEELRGNREQIVVTEIPYQVNKASLIEKIAFLVQTEKITEITDVRDESDREGMRIVIMLKRGAVPSVVLNQLYKYTQMQHTFGVNSLALVRGRPKVMNLKEIIEHFIEHRIVVIIRRTLYDLDQAEARAHILEGLKIGVDNLDEVIQTIRSSKNVPEANSRLRKGFGLTDLQAKAILDMRLQKLTALERDKIELEYKDILDQIQEYRRILTSRDAQNEIIIEELVSLQERYGDERRTQIVHSADEFNIEDMIADEDVVVTISNKGYIKRTPVSGYRRQKRGGSGMRGATTKDDEYVEHLFVATNHNYILFFTKNGRCYWLKVYEIPEGSRLSRGRAIVNLIEIDKDDHVQAFVPVKTLDDQDYTNSHNIIMATEKGVVKKTSLDAYSRPRRNGILAINVDDDDKLLSASLTDGNSTILLGAKNGRAIRFKETDVRLMGRNTRGVRGISLSDKNDKVVDMVVIKNTRDATVLAVSEHGYGKRSLVEDYREQTRGGKGVITLKITPKTGKLIALKEVSDNDDLMIITEKGKIIRMHSKDIRSMGRNTQGVRMMRLGGGDTISGITRVVSEDDTNSVKKVGENGEEVDLKGSPGNNNDSDSDHDNDKPDDENGGQMSLE; encoded by the coding sequence ATGTCTGATAAGATTATAAAAATCAATCTCGAAGACGAAATGAAGTCTTCGTACATCGACTATTCCATGTCGGTTATCGTTTCACGGGCACTGCCTGATGTCAGGGACGGACTGAAGCCGGTTCATCGCAGGGTCCTGTTTGGTATGAGCGAACTTGGCATGCTTCACAACCGGGCGTACAAAAAAAGTGCGAGAATTGTTGGTGAAGTGCTCGGGAAGTACCACCCGCATGGAGATTCGGCGGTATATGATACCATTGTCAGAATGGCTCAGGATTTCTCCATGAGATACACGCTTGTGGACGGGCAGGGTAACTTTGGTTCTGTGGATGGTGACTCGGCTGCGGCAATGAGATATACCGAAGTCCGAATGGATCGAATTTCGGAGGAAATTCTCGCGGATATCAATAAGAATACCGTCGATTATCAGCCAAACTTTGATGATACGCTGACCGAGCCCACGGTCATGCCGTCTATGGTTCCCAACCTGCTGATTAACGGTGCATCGGGGATTGCGGTTGGGATGGCAACCAATATGCCGCCTCACAACCTGACGGAAGTCACCGAGGGTATCAAGGCGCTTATCAACAATCCCGAAATAGAAATCTCCGAGCTGATGAAGCATATTACAGCTCCGGATTTCCCTACCGGTGGAATTATTTACGGATACGAAGGTGTAAAAGAGGCCTATGAAACAGGTCGTGGCCGAGTTGTGCTGCGTGCATTGGCTTCTGTGGAAGAATTACGCGGCAACCGGGAACAGATTGTTGTGACCGAGATCCCGTATCAGGTAAATAAAGCGAGCCTTATTGAAAAAATCGCATTCCTGGTTCAGACAGAAAAAATTACTGAAATCACGGATGTCAGGGACGAATCGGATCGCGAGGGTATGCGCATTGTCATCATGCTCAAACGCGGTGCCGTGCCCAGTGTCGTGTTGAATCAGTTGTACAAGTATACCCAGATGCAACACACCTTTGGAGTTAACAGCCTTGCACTTGTGAGGGGGCGTCCGAAGGTTATGAATCTCAAAGAGATTATCGAGCATTTTATTGAACACCGAATTGTGGTGATCATTCGGAGAACCCTGTATGATCTGGATCAGGCGGAGGCGCGTGCTCATATTCTGGAAGGTCTCAAGATTGGTGTCGATAATCTTGACGAAGTGATTCAAACCATCCGTTCTTCAAAGAATGTCCCGGAAGCAAACAGCAGGCTTCGAAAAGGGTTTGGGCTGACAGACCTTCAGGCTAAAGCAATACTGGATATGCGTCTCCAGAAACTGACCGCCCTTGAAAGGGACAAGATTGAGCTGGAATACAAAGACATTCTTGATCAAATTCAGGAGTATCGCAGAATTCTTACTAGCAGGGACGCCCAAAACGAAATTATTATTGAGGAGCTTGTTTCTCTTCAGGAAAGATATGGGGATGAACGCAGAACGCAGATTGTACACTCTGCGGACGAGTTTAATATCGAGGATATGATCGCCGATGAAGATGTTGTTGTAACTATCTCCAATAAGGGCTATATCAAAAGAACTCCTGTTAGTGGCTACAGAAGACAAAAGCGGGGTGGATCCGGGATGAGAGGTGCAACTACAAAAGATGATGAATATGTAGAGCATCTGTTTGTAGCGACGAATCATAACTATATCCTGTTCTTTACAAAGAACGGCCGTTGTTACTGGCTGAAGGTTTATGAGATACCGGAGGGTTCCAGGCTGAGCCGTGGCAGGGCTATTGTCAATCTCATTGAGATTGACAAAGATGATCATGTTCAGGCATTTGTACCTGTTAAAACCCTTGATGACCAGGACTATACCAACAGCCATAATATTATTATGGCAACAGAGAAAGGGGTTGTTAAGAAGACAAGTCTGGATGCCTACAGCCGGCCCAGAAGGAACGGAATTCTTGCAATCAATGTGGATGATGATGACAAACTGTTGAGCGCCAGTCTAACAGACGGTAACAGTACGATCCTTCTTGGTGCCAAGAACGGCCGAGCTATTCGCTTCAAGGAAACGGATGTTCGTCTGATGGGAAGAAATACCAGAGGCGTTCGCGGAATTAGTCTTTCCGACAAGAATGACAAGGTTGTGGATATGGTGGTTATCAAGAATACTCGAGATGCCACGGTTCTCGCTGTTTCAGAACATGGTTATGGCAAACGTAGTCTGGTTGAAGACTACCGCGAACAAACAAGGGGAGGTAAGGGTGTCATTACTCTCAAGATTACTCCCAAAACCGGCAAACTTATTGCGCTAAAAGAAGTTAGCGACAATGATGATTTGATGATCATTACCGAAAAGGGCAAGATCATTCGCATGCACAGTAAAGATATCCGATCTATGGGCCGTAATACGCAGGGTGTCCGGATGATGAGACTGGGTGGAGGGGATACTATCTCTGGAATCACCCGTGTTGTCAGTGAGGATGATACCAATAGTGTGAAAAAGGTCGGAGAGAATGGAGAGGAGGTAGATCTTAAAGGTAGTCCGGGCAATAATAATGATTCTGATTCGGATCACGATAATGACAAGCCGGATGATGAAAACGGTGGTCAGATGAGTCTGGAGTAG
- a CDS encoding YafY family protein: protein MNSNERRLKILYQLQSGKNLSIRDLTEYFGISRRTVFRDLRVIQDLGVPIIHDPETGYGVMRDGMIPPIMFQFRELAVIVMGLSFVKAQVDREMVKDAENVLLKIKNAIPPSLQKQIDELEKRTLVSPYIKNIKDREKGGDWFVLCSSFIENRPVSFVYLNEQGVKKQRTVDPHILVYFSDHWNAIGYCHDRQTLRNFRLSRMSDIKLLESTIQKPFHDVTVDELLYGRFESSTTVVVSIAKEKVFQFLTELPGKIIDKQPDGDRIRISFSIDNLSYINEWLLKFGRHVQVVAPKALQTMRASLLEELLVSNK from the coding sequence ATGAACAGCAATGAGAGGCGTCTTAAAATACTTTATCAGCTCCAATCCGGTAAGAATCTCTCCATAAGGGATCTTACCGAATACTTTGGTATCAGCAGAAGAACGGTGTTCAGAGACCTTAGAGTTATTCAGGACCTAGGTGTTCCTATTATTCATGATCCCGAAACGGGTTACGGCGTAATGCGTGACGGCATGATTCCACCCATTATGTTCCAATTCAGAGAGCTTGCTGTCATTGTTATGGGGCTTTCCTTCGTAAAAGCGCAGGTTGACAGGGAAATGGTAAAAGATGCAGAGAATGTTCTTTTAAAAATTAAAAACGCAATCCCCCCCTCTCTTCAGAAGCAAATAGACGAACTGGAAAAAAGAACACTGGTATCGCCATATATAAAAAACATTAAGGACAGAGAGAAGGGAGGTGACTGGTTTGTGCTATGTTCATCATTTATCGAAAACAGACCCGTGTCATTTGTATACTTGAACGAACAGGGGGTTAAAAAACAGAGGACCGTTGACCCTCACATTCTTGTCTATTTTTCTGATCACTGGAATGCAATAGGGTACTGCCATGACAGGCAAACACTCAGAAATTTCAGACTCTCAAGAATGTCCGATATCAAGCTTTTGGAAAGTACCATACAGAAACCTTTCCATGACGTAACCGTCGACGAGCTGCTTTATGGGAGATTTGAATCAAGTACCACGGTAGTTGTTTCCATAGCAAAGGAAAAAGTATTCCAGTTTTTAACCGAGCTTCCTGGCAAAATAATCGACAAACAACCTGATGGTGACAGGATCCGAATATCATTCTCCATCGACAACCTCTCATATATCAATGAATGGTTGCTGAAATTCGGCCGGCATGTCCAGGTAGTAGCCCCAAAAGCTCTTCAAACAATGAGAGCTTCCTTGCTTGAAGAGCTTTTGGTGTCAAATAAATAA
- a CDS encoding class I SAM-dependent methyltransferase, which translates to MNPVPVSDVSRETIEAVYRAFNKNIHVFARLIDYWLSWNKKVNLFSRGVSAADLENHITHSLFLCFIYRSELSSPIIDAGSGGGLPGIPMAVTNSDIRFYLVEKVLKKHLVQKDVLRKFHLNNVVPICSDISSFQLNEPVRIVSKHAFPVGRLLAAVSHLPWCEITMLKGDDYESEISDQMHTLYSFHASRLDISHTFFHNKYLLSIQRNS; encoded by the coding sequence ATGAATCCTGTTCCCGTATCTGATGTTTCACGTGAAACAATTGAAGCTGTCTACCGTGCTTTTAACAAAAATATACACGTTTTTGCCCGTCTGATAGACTATTGGTTGTCCTGGAATAAAAAAGTAAACTTGTTCAGCCGCGGGGTATCGGCTGCTGACCTTGAGAACCATATCACTCACAGCTTGTTCTTATGCTTTATTTATAGAAGTGAGCTTTCCTCACCAATAATTGATGCCGGGAGTGGGGGTGGTCTGCCAGGTATCCCGATGGCCGTGACAAATTCGGACATCCGGTTCTACCTGGTGGAGAAGGTGTTAAAAAAACACCTGGTGCAAAAAGATGTATTGCGAAAATTCCATTTAAATAATGTCGTTCCGATATGCAGTGATATCTCGTCCTTCCAGCTCAATGAACCTGTTCGTATCGTTTCCAAGCACGCTTTTCCGGTAGGCCGTCTGTTGGCAGCTGTATCTCATTTGCCCTGGTGTGAAATTACCATGCTGAAAGGGGACGATTACGAGAGTGAAATATCCGATCAGATGCATACGCTCTACTCATTTCATGCTAGTCGGCTGGATATCTCTCACACGTTTTTTCACAACAAATATCTGCTTTCTATTCAAAGGAACTCATAA
- the mnmG gene encoding tRNA uridine-5-carboxymethylaminomethyl(34) synthesis enzyme MnmG, producing MKDSSWYPEYDVIVVGGGHAGCEAAAASARMGCRTLLISMNLNSIAQMSCNPAIGGVAKGQLVREIDALGGVMGKVADSSGVQFRMLNKSKGPAMWSPRAQSDRLLYAQHVREELETIPKLHFRQDSVVDLATDSNTQVNGVITLNGLRIAARCVILTNGTFLNGIIHIGEKQYGGGRSGERASTGLTASLENLGFESGRLKTGTPPRLDGRTINYQSLEIQYGDDKPVPFSFLTDRLPDQQEQMTCWIAYTSPMVHDLLRTGFDRSPMFNGRIKSTGPRYCPSIEDKIHRFADRDRHQLFLEPEGRTTYEMYLNGFSTSLPEDVQYKALRSIKGFEEVIMIRPGYAIEYDFFPPHQISRSLEAKNIDGLFLAGQINGTTGYEEAASQGLMAGINAARKVQQADEVILERSQAYIGVLIDDLVNKGTDEPYRMFTSRAEHRILLRQDNADLRLTPLAIKLGLTSEERIRRLSDKETQTEQVLNILNDHSAKPDIYNPLLDKTDQAHLKQSIKLPKLLARPHISLTQLLEYDLDLKCKLEACTNNELVLEQAEIQIKYEGYIEKEHNMVRQLAEKENQAIPKSIKYENIQSLSSEGRQKLIKVQPETIGQASRISGVSASDISVLMVYLNM from the coding sequence ATGAAAGATTCATCCTGGTATCCGGAATATGACGTGATAGTGGTTGGAGGTGGACATGCGGGCTGTGAAGCCGCTGCTGCTTCTGCTCGCATGGGGTGCCGCACCCTTCTCATCTCGATGAATTTAAATTCAATTGCCCAGATGTCTTGCAATCCGGCGATTGGAGGGGTAGCAAAAGGGCAACTTGTGAGGGAGATAGACGCTCTTGGAGGGGTCATGGGAAAAGTGGCCGACTCATCAGGTGTTCAGTTTCGAATGTTAAACAAAAGCAAAGGGCCGGCCATGTGGAGTCCACGGGCCCAAAGCGACCGTTTACTCTACGCACAACATGTACGGGAAGAGTTGGAGACCATTCCAAAACTGCATTTTCGTCAGGATAGCGTCGTTGATCTTGCCACTGACAGCAACACTCAGGTTAACGGAGTAATAACTTTGAACGGCCTCAGGATTGCGGCCCGCTGCGTCATTTTGACCAATGGTACCTTTCTGAATGGAATCATTCACATCGGGGAAAAGCAATACGGCGGCGGGCGTTCGGGAGAACGAGCATCCACCGGTCTCACGGCATCACTGGAAAATCTTGGTTTTGAATCCGGCCGCTTAAAAACCGGTACTCCTCCTCGCCTCGATGGACGAACGATCAATTATCAAAGTCTCGAAATTCAATATGGCGATGATAAACCGGTTCCATTTTCTTTTTTAACAGATCGTTTGCCTGACCAACAGGAGCAGATGACTTGCTGGATTGCCTACACGTCTCCCATGGTTCACGACCTGCTTAGAACCGGATTTGACAGAAGCCCAATGTTCAACGGGCGAATTAAATCTACAGGTCCGCGCTATTGCCCTTCAATTGAAGACAAGATTCATCGTTTTGCTGATCGCGACCGACACCAGCTGTTCCTTGAACCTGAAGGGCGCACTACCTATGAAATGTATCTGAACGGTTTTTCTACGAGCCTTCCGGAGGATGTTCAGTACAAGGCCCTCAGGTCCATAAAAGGGTTTGAGGAAGTCATTATGATTCGCCCCGGGTATGCCATTGAGTATGATTTCTTCCCGCCTCATCAAATAAGTCGAAGCCTTGAAGCAAAAAATATTGACGGGCTCTTTCTTGCAGGACAGATTAATGGCACAACCGGTTATGAGGAAGCGGCCAGCCAGGGACTAATGGCCGGAATCAATGCCGCTCGAAAAGTTCAACAGGCTGATGAAGTTATTCTTGAGCGGTCACAAGCCTACATCGGGGTCCTTATTGATGATCTGGTTAACAAGGGCACTGATGAACCATATCGAATGTTTACCTCGCGTGCAGAACACAGGATCCTCTTGCGTCAGGATAATGCGGATCTCCGCCTGACCCCCCTGGCTATTAAACTGGGCCTTACTTCTGAGGAGCGAATTAGACGGCTCTCCGACAAAGAAACACAAACAGAACAGGTTCTAAATATTTTAAACGACCACAGCGCCAAGCCCGATATCTACAATCCTCTTCTTGACAAAACTGACCAGGCGCACCTCAAACAGTCGATAAAACTTCCCAAATTATTGGCCAGGCCACATATTTCTCTTACCCAATTGCTGGAGTATGACCTGGACCTAAAGTGTAAACTTGAGGCTTGTACAAATAACGAACTTGTATTGGAGCAAGCCGAAATTCAGATCAAGTACGAAGGTTACATTGAGAAAGAGCACAACATGGTTCGACAACTAGCCGAGAAGGAGAACCAGGCAATTCCAAAAAGTATCAAATACGAAAATATTCAAAGCCTGTCCAGCGAAGGGCGCCAGAAATTAATCAAGGTTCAACCCGAAACCATTGGACAAGCCAGCCGCATTAGCGGGGTTTCCGCAAGCGACATATCCGTTTTGATGGTGTATCTCAACATGTGA